The genomic DNA GGGAGCCTTGCTCTTCGACTGTAACGGTCGCGGTGAAGGTCTGTTTGGGCATTCGCACCATGACGTCAGCGCCATACAGAAGGCTTACGGCCCTACTCCTTTAGCGGGCTGCTACGCCCAGGGAGAAATTGGCCCTTTGGGAGAGAACAGTCACATGCACGGATTCACCGCCAGTATCGCGCTGTTCGAGCAATAAGTAGACGTCGCTCGGCCAATGCATGATGAAATCATCATTTCTATCATGTCTGGTAAATCTGCGTTTACTAATTAACCCGACTAATGGATCGTTCCAATTAAAGCTTCCGGTTGTGTGTCACTGGCTTTGCCAGCGTTAGTCGAGATTAACACTAAAGTTACGATGCACTGGCAGAGCCAGTGGCACCCTGATATTAATTCTAACAGGGCAATAACATGACCTGATCAAGACTTTTCAACAGCCAGAAAGTGATCTTCCAGATTCACTTGGGTCACATAAGGGGCCCGCATCAGGACGGCATCGCGAGTCATCATCTGGGCCAGCCAGCGACGGTGGGCGGTCCATTTCGATAACGTACGTAAACCGTAGCCATACCAGTTTGGTTGATTCAATTGAGCCTGAACGTTCTCGGAAATTCGAGTGAGAGTCGCGGGTAAGATATTCGGTTCTGGTCCCAGATGGATTAACGAATCGATACCCATTTCCAGAATAGCGTGGACACATTTCCAGAGTTGCTGGGGATGATCGACCCAGTCAGTGATAAGTTGTCGGGAATTGTGGCCATTGTAAGCAATATCGCCAGTAACACAGGAAAGAATCGGGTAATCTGGCAATTCCGTGCAGCAGGCAGAAGTTTGTAGCATCACCGCTGCCCGATCACGCAAATGTTTTTGCAGCACGATAGGCGTATGCAAAGGTGGCCAGTGATTGGGGTTTTTCCTGAGGTGGGTCGTTTTAGGAAAATCAGCCTGCATAGTTTCCTTAAAACGATCGATCGTATTCCCTTCTCCCATTAATAACACCGTATTGGGGGCCAGATATGTCGAAATCGCCAAGACACCATTCCCTTGGCAGGTGATGACTTCACATTGTTGACGAATCAATTCCAGATCGAGTTCCGGGCCACGCGAAAACAGGACCCCCATCGTCACATTCGGTGCCAGTTCCGCAGCATCTCGCGAGAGTTCCAGAACAGGTCCCATGGCATGCTCGTAGTCGAACAAACCGCTGACAATGGTCGCGGTGATTTCTCCGAGGCTGTATCCAGTTAAAACACGAATCTGTTTTCTGCGATCTCCCAGAACTTCCAGCATCGCATCCCAGTGAGCTAATTCGACTGCGACAATCATTGCCAAATCTTGTGAATAGGTCGATAAATCGGAAGGACGGTTCAACTCCAGATCTTTTTGCAATGTGGTTTTGATACCTAGTGCGTCTGCACACAGAATATCGGCTTGCTGGAGTCGATCGTGCAGGAGAGGTCCGAGCAGAGAATGTTTTAACAGAGCCGCAGTTTGACCGGCGTTAGTGATGTTGTATCCGCGAAATGAGACCGCGATACGACTGGCTTGAGTAATCTCTGGAAAGTAATCCGGGAGCGCCATGGACGTTACGTCCTTCAGAAAAATCAAGAGCTGTCAACATTGCAATACAAGCACGAAACGCAAGCGAGTGCAACGTCATGAAACAACTTACTTACTCACGCTTCGTGCTTGTAGAATATGGTACTTGATCGGTAGGCATAAAAAAATCGATCGAGATAGGATCCATCCTTCTCGATCGAGCACGTGCAGGAATGATCAACGATCAAACCTGCCCTCAAGGGCAAGATTCCTTTCCGGCCCTGTTCCACGTCGCCCGGTAAGGCAGCGGGAAATATACCGAACGAGCTAAATCGCTCGAACTGAGGTGTTTATTGCTTTTCAAGTGCCTGCATTGCTGCAGTTGTGAGTGAGTCGAATTCATCTGCATGGCTGGCCAGGAGGGATTCCCATCGGGTTGTTTCCCAGATTTCCGCATGATCCCGCACTCCCACCAGTGTTGTCTGACTTTCCAAACCAGCGAATGCAACAAGCCGGGCAGGTAAGCGAATACGCCCCTGCTTATCGGGTTCGAGGCACTCGGCCTGGGAATAAAACATCCGCAGGTAATTGCGAACGTCAGATTGAGCTGAGGAAAGTTTTGTGAGACGGTCAGCCAGCTCCTGGAAGGATTTTGCGGAATACAACGCAATACATCGATCGTTTCCGGGAGCGGCATAGAGGGTCGTTTCGGTGTCTGAAAGAATTTGATCTCGGAAAGGTTTGGGTAGCGCAAGTCGATGCTTGTCATCGAGCGACCGCTCGAAAGTTCCAGTTAATGGCATCTCCCCACTTCTCCCCACTATTCACCAATTGGCACCAATTTACCCTCCGATTCTCCATCGTCAAGATAGGCCTTGCGGGATTGCGAAAACTGGTCCCTGGAAATCGCCTTAGATTCTTATCCTGCATATAGTTACGAATTCTTCATTTTCAAAATTAACGAACGCCAGCCAGGTGTTCGGGTGAACATTTATTGGGTCGGGTGTTACCCAAATGGGCTTCCCACATTTCCCCACCGATGTGAAAGATTATGGGGCTTCACCCTTGTATTTACGGAGGAAATGAACAATTGAAATGATCCGATCAGATTTCGCGTCTGAGCGTGGGGACTTGTGGGGGGGGATCGCGTTATGGAGTGATGAGCTGGGTGGATGGAATTGAAATTCAATCGAAGTCCTGAGAATTGCCTGGGGTGTTGGTGCTGTCGTCACAATTTCATTCGGATTGCAGCTTCCCTTTCCAGGCGGCGTGACTTTCCGTTGTGATCAGTTATTATTCCAGATACACGTCTCAACTGATTACCGTCCACCTGATGATCTCGAAGGATTCGCAATGAGGTATCTGCTGACCGTTTCGCTGTTTCTTGGTTGCACTCTGCTCCAATCTCTTTTCACACACTCTGCGATGGCTGCTGACTTGAATTATCCTAAGACGAAAAAAGTCGATCAAACCGACATTTATCATGGCAAAGAAGTAGCCGACCCTTATCGCTGGCTCGAAGATGACGTTCGCGAGTCTGACGATGTCAAAGCCTGGGTCGAAGCAGAAAATAAAGTGACTGATGCGTATCTGGCTCAGATTCCTGCTCGTGAAAAAATCGAGAAGGAAATGCTCAAGCTCTGGGACTATGCAAAATACTCGGCTCCCAGCAAACATGGTGGGCGGTACTACTTCCAGAAGAATGACGGACTGCAAAATCAGGCTGTTCTGTACATGATGGAAAGTCTGGAGGACGAACCCGAACTCTTGATCGACCCGAACACCTGGTCCGCAGATGGCACTGTCGCTCTGGATGGAATGGCATTCAGCGATGATGGAAAATATCTCGCTTACGGCATTCAGGAAGCCGGTTCTGACTGGCGAACCTGGAGGATTATGGACATTGCCACTAAGGAGCTGTTATCGGAAAAGCTGGAATGGCTCAAGTTCACTTCAGCCGTTTGGACTCCAGACAGCAAAGGCTTCTTCTATGGACGATTTGCCGAACCGAAAGAAGGGGAAGCGTTTCAGAGTTTGAATCTGAATCACAAGCTTTACTATCATCGGGTCGGAACTCCTCAAAGTGAGGATGTACTCGTTTACGAACGTCCCGATCAACCGGAATGGGGCTTTGGACCAACGGTTACCGACGATGGACGATATCTGATCATTACCGTCTGGAAGGGAACCGCCGATAAATATCGCATCTTTGTCAAAGATTTGACGGAACCTTACGGCATTCCTGTTCCACTGATCGACCACTTTGAAAACGAGTATTCGTTCCTTGGAAATGATGGCGCTCGTTTCTACTTCAAAACAGATTTGGATGCTCCAAATAAGCGAATCATTGCGATCGACATTCGCAACCCCTCTCCGGAAAACTACGAAGAAATTCTGCCGGAAGGCTCCGAGCCGATTGAGTCGATCAGTGTTATCGCCAATCTCTTTGTGGTCAGTTCACTCAAAGATGTCAAAACCGAAGTTAAAATGTATGGTCTGGATGGCCAATTTATCCGGGAAGTGAAATTCCCAGGCATCGGTACAGCATCGGGATTCGATGGGGAGCGCAATGAAATTGAAACTTTCTACTCATTCGCCAGCTTTACCACGCCTCCAAGCATTTATCATTACAACATGATTACCGGCGAGAGCAAGCTTTTCCGGCGATCGGAAATCGATTTTGATGAAAGTGAATACGAACTTAAGCAGGTCTTTTATGAGAGTAAAGATGGCACGAAAGTCCCCCTCTTTATCGCTTACAAAAAAGGTTTAAAACTTGATGGCAACAACCCGACGCTCCTTTACGCGTATGGTGGATTTAATATCTCTCTGACGCCCTACTTTTCAATCAGTCGTGCTCAGTGGTTGAAAATGGGAGGAGTCTATTGTGTGGCTAACCTACGTGGCGGCGGCGAATACGGCGAAGATTGGCATCAGGGCGGCATGCTACATAATAAGCAGAACGTCTTCGATGACTTCATCGGAGCAGCCGAGTGGTTGATCGATAATAATTACACGAGCCGCGAAAAACTGGCGATTCAGGGTGGCAGCAATGGCGGTTTACTGGTCGGAGCCTGTATGACCCAGCGGCCAGATTTGTATAAAGCCTGTCTGCCTGCGGTTGGTGTGATGGACATGTTGCGTTTCCAGAAATTCACAGCCGGTCGCTACTGGGTCGATGAATATGGCTCCTCCGATGATCCTGAGCAGTTTGAAACTCTCCTCAAATATTCACCTTATCATCAATTGAAACCGGGGACAAAGTATCCCGCGACGATGGTCACGACAGCCGATACAGACGATCGGGTCGTTCCGGGGCACAGTTTCAAATTCGCGGCTCGCCTGCAGGAATGCAATGCAAGTGACGAGCCCGTTCTGATTCGTATCGAAACCAAAGCCGGTCACGGCTCTGGCAAACCAACTTCAAAAATCATTGAAGAATTAGCCGACGTTTACGCGTTTCTAGTGAAAGAACTCGGAATGGATTACAAATAAGCTAGTGCGTCATCTACACTTATAAATTGGGATTGGTGATGTTGTAAAGCACGACAACGGAGTGCGTTACCGTTATTAGAGGTCCAATTCTAAGCCCTGACAGGGCACTAGTGAGACAAGCACGAAGCACAAGCGAGTGTGTTGAAAACTCATCCTTGTGACACACTCGCTTGTGCTTCGTGCTTGTAATTGTGAGTAATCATTCCCAAGCTTTAATTATATTGTTTGAAATCACATAAACATTTTGATCATGGTCGTTTAACCGAAATATTAATCGAAAGCCGTCCCCTCGCTGACGCTTCGGGTTAAGATCACTCGTGTAAAATTCGGGAAATAAGTTTTAATAAAATATTGCCAGGCAGGAGCCTGGTCTTTAGTTTTCATGGATGATCATCGTAACTCACCAATAACTTTTTCTTTGGTGTCAGATTAGCTGGATTCATGGAATACAACTTTGCTCCGATTTTTCAGGCTTCTGCGACCGCGATCTATTTCGCACTCGCGGCGACGGCTGTGTTTGGAGTTTTTCAGGTCATTCTGCTGGCTCGTAAAATCTCTGAAAAACGGATGTCAGCCGCTGCGACCGATCAGTTTCGGGAGCAGGTTCAGGCAATGATTTTGAAGCAGGACTGGCAGGGAATTGCTCAGTTATGCGATTCTCCAGACTACTGGTCGCGTGCGGTTCCTCAAATGGTCTTGATTGCGATCGAACAGATTGACCGCCCACCTGCAAAACTTCGCCAAATTCTGGCAGGACGTTTTGAACGGGATGTCATGGCTGATCTCGAATACGGTTCGTCGTGGATCAATACCATTGTGAAATCGGCTCCCATGCTCGGTTTGCTGGGGACTGTCAGCGGGATGATTCAGGCGTTTGCGAAAATTGCAGACACTCAGAAAACCGGAGGGGATCCTTCTGCACTTGCTGGAGAAATCAGTTTTGCCCTGTTCACAACGGCTCTCGGTTTAGCTGTGGCTATCCCTCTAGTGGTTGCGGGAGCATTTCTGCATATCCGTATGGGAAAACTGCAGGATCATGTGCAATCGGAATTAAGTTGGTTCCTGGATGAACTCGATGCCGTTCGTTCTCAGTAAAGCCTGTCTGCACTCATTCGATTTTCAAGAACTTAAGCCCGTTTTTTCGTACTGGATTGCGAACCTATCAAGAAATCGAATAATGTAGTTAGTTCTGTGGTGTCTTCATCACACTAATCTCACTTCACACTTTCCGAGTGATTTCACTTATTATGATCTCACTCGCTGTTCCTCGATATGAGTTAAACAATGACACACTGTTGGCATTTTTGCACCAAGCTCAATGGAAGTATTTCCAGCGCAATGAGTCACTATGGTCGAATGATTTCCAGTAGACTTCCGGGAATTATCTTCCTGTTGACTCTGAATGTGATTTTTATCAATTCGTCGACCGCTGGTGAGCCGTACCTGAAATTCCTTGAAGGTTTGAGGGAACGGCAATATTACGACACGGCCATGCAATACCTGCAAACTCTGGAGGAACGTCCAGATGTTCCTCAGGAGATTAAGCAGATATTACCTTATGAGCGTGCACTGACATTACTGGCAAGTTCCGGCTATGTGCAAAGTCCAGAAGCTCAAACCGAACAACTCGATCAGGCTCAGGCATTTCTGGAAAAATTCCTGAAAGATTCCCCCAAACATGAACTTGCCCCTCGGGCCAATACCGAACTTGCCAATATTATGCTGGGGAAAGCCCGCGTATTGATCTGGCAGTCCCATTCTCCATCGAATGTGGAAAACCGGGCTAAGTTTCAACAGGATGCCCGTGCCTTGATTGGAACGGCTCGTAAGATCTTCCAGAATGCCAACGATTCCTACAAAACACTCTGGGAAAGTTTCGGTGTGTTTATTCCCGAAGATGAAAAAGAAAAGCGGGCTCAAAGAGAAACGGTAGAAGGCTTGTTCATGCGGGCTCAGCTCGACCTTGCCTCCTGCACTTATGAAGAAGCTCAAACATACGACAAAGGTTCTGATAAATATCTGGAGACGCTTCGTAAAGCTTCGCTTGAATTCGAAGACCTCCACACGAAGTATCGCAGTCAGTATGCCGGCTTATTCGCACGTACAATGCAGGGAAAGTGTTTCGAAGAACAAGACGATATCCGAAAGGCGATCGGGATTTACGATGAACTGCTCAGCCATCCGGGCAAGTCGGCTGGTTTGCAGCGACTGCAAAGTCAGGTGCGTCATTTCCGTCTGATCTGCCTGAATCATGAGACCCGTAAGGATTATCAACTCGTTATTATGGAAGCCGACGAGTGGCTCAAAGCGAATCGCGCTTTCGCTCGCTCGACAACGGGACTGGGAATTCGCTGGGAAATGGCTCAGGCCCAGGAAAAACTGGCGATGGATCGCACGACAGTCGAATCCGACAGAACGCGACTTCTTCGACAAGCCCTCGAAAATGCCCGCGAAATCAATAAGTATGCCGGCCCTTATAAAGACGTTTCCAACAGCATGATCCAACGTGTGTTGGTCGCTTTGGATCGTGAGCCTGGAGACCCAAAGGATTTCGATTCTGCATTTGGGACCGCGAATAGCTTACTCGAACAAATCGGCAAACTTCGCGAACAACTCAAAGCCGCAGAAAAGACCGGCAATAAAGAAGAAATCGCCAATGTCGAAGGCGAATTGCAGGCCGTATTAAGCGAGACAGAACGTCTTTACAGACTCGCTCTGAATCTGGTAACTCCGACAACCGACATTTCGCAAATCAATGCGACTCGGTATCGACTGGCCTACATGTTCTATCTGCAGCGAAAAAGTTTTGAAACGGCAGTGGTCGGAGATTACGTTGCATCACGAGCCATGAATTCCGATCCGACGATGGCTCTGGATGGCGCCTATCTGGCAATGGCTGGATTAATGCAAGCCGTGAATGATGCCCCCAAAGATCAGAAAAAAGATATCCTCAACATGATGGTGGATACCTGCGAACGGATCGCCACGAACTGGCCGAATTCTGACCGGGCGACCGATGCCCGTATGGAAATGGGGCGTATCTATCGCCTGTATGAAGAACCGCTCGAAGCCGCAAAATGGTACTCCGAAGTTCCTGATACTGTGCCGCAATATGCAACCGCTCAACTTGAAGCCGGTCAGGCTTACTGGAATGCCTATCTGAATGCGATCGTCAAAGAAAGCAGCGAAGCAACTCCACAGGAATTGAAGGAGTGGCAGAATCAAGCCGCGAAATACCTGGCCAGTGGAATCGAAGCACGTCAAAAAGGGCTCCCGGAAAATCGGGAATCGCCACCGGAATTAGTTCGTGCCAAGGTCTCACTCTCTCAAATTGAAATCATGCGAGGAAATGACGCAAAAGCGGTTGAGTATTTAACGGTCGAACCCCATTCGGTTGTTAAGGCAGTTGCCGTTGAAGAAGGGAAGCCCCGCCCGAAAGAAGAATCCAACGTCAAAAGTACGAACTTTGCCAGCTTTGCCTATCAGCAACTGCTGCGGGCCTACATCGGTACAAAACAGCTTGACAAAGCCGAAGAAGCTCGAACTCAACTGGAGAAAGTCGCTGGTCAATCAGGTGGCGAAGCACTGACTGCAGTTTACGTGGAACTCGGTCGGGAATTACAGAATGAACTCGAACGTCTCAGAAAACAGGGCGATCAGCAACGACTGGCCGATGTCCGCAGTGGATTTGAGTCCTTCCTGACGACTCTTTTTAATCGGAAAAGCGGTCAGAATTACAGTTCTCTGATCTGGATTGCGGAAACATATTTCGGACTGGCCGAAGGGACTTCCGAGGAGCCTCAGAAAGCGAAGCAGTATTACAGTTCCGCTTCAAAGACCTATCAGGAAATTATTAATCGCGGAAAGAACGACACGAAATTTATTGATCCAGCACGCCTCATGGGGGTCCGCTTGCGCCTCGTGAATTGCCAGATTGAGGAAGGCGATTTTACTTCCGCAGAGGAAAATGTCAAAATTATCCTTGCAGATAATCCCAAAGCTCTCGATGCACAAATCGCAGCTGCGGATGTGTATCAGGCTTGGGGAAATGCGGATCGCGAACCTGAGAAATTTCTGATTGCTGTTCGTGGCAAGGAGGCGGATGGGGCTTCGATCTGGGGTTGGGGGAACATCGGAAAACGTCTGCTGATGATTATTGATGGGGGAGCTGCTCCGCCGGAATACATCGAGAGAAACCGGGAGGTTCAATACCATCTGGCTGAAAGCCGAGTGCAGTATGCCGATTTTGCATCCGACCTGAAAGCTTCAGAAGAACAACTCATGCGTGCCAAAGCCGATATTGTGACCTTTGCCCGACTTAGCCCAGATCTTGTCGACACTCCGTGGTGGGATAAATTCGACGAACTCTATCGTAAGGTTCAAACAAACCTTGGCCAAGCAGCAGTTCCATTAGAGAAGCCAGATCCAGGCAGCCTGCTTGCAAAGGGAAACAAATCAGGAAGCAATTACGATTCTGGTGAGGCAAACGCAATTCCAGTCGTTGTCGATGCCCCTCCTCCGAAACCACCCGAACCAAAAAGCCAGCTGAGCAACTATATTCTGATGGGCGTGGTCGGTTTATTTGGTCTCGGGATTATCGGTTACACGATGAAGTCGAGCAAAAAATCAACTCGTCGTTCGACTGCGGAAATGGTAGCAACCATGCCTAAAACGATTGAAGAACCACGTCGTAAAACCAAGCCTGCGGCACCTGCTTCGGCAGACCCGCCTCGAAAAAGCAAATCGACCGAACAACAACGACCAGTTGATCCTAAAGTTGCTGCTCAGAGGGCTGCCGCGAAGAAAGCGGCTGCTCAACAAAAAGCAG from Rubinisphaera italica includes the following:
- a CDS encoding division/cell wall cluster transcriptional repressor MraZ, translating into MPLTGTFERSLDDKHRLALPKPFRDQILSDTETTLYAAPGNDRCIALYSAKSFQELADRLTKLSSAQSDVRNYLRMFYSQAECLEPDKQGRIRLPARLVAFAGLESQTTLVGVRDHAEIWETTRWESLLASHADEFDSLTTAAMQALEKQ
- a CDS encoding prolyl oligopeptidase family serine peptidase; this encodes MRYLLTVSLFLGCTLLQSLFTHSAMAADLNYPKTKKVDQTDIYHGKEVADPYRWLEDDVRESDDVKAWVEAENKVTDAYLAQIPAREKIEKEMLKLWDYAKYSAPSKHGGRYYFQKNDGLQNQAVLYMMESLEDEPELLIDPNTWSADGTVALDGMAFSDDGKYLAYGIQEAGSDWRTWRIMDIATKELLSEKLEWLKFTSAVWTPDSKGFFYGRFAEPKEGEAFQSLNLNHKLYYHRVGTPQSEDVLVYERPDQPEWGFGPTVTDDGRYLIITVWKGTADKYRIFVKDLTEPYGIPVPLIDHFENEYSFLGNDGARFYFKTDLDAPNKRIIAIDIRNPSPENYEEILPEGSEPIESISVIANLFVVSSLKDVKTEVKMYGLDGQFIREVKFPGIGTASGFDGERNEIETFYSFASFTTPPSIYHYNMITGESKLFRRSEIDFDESEYELKQVFYESKDGTKVPLFIAYKKGLKLDGNNPTLLYAYGGFNISLTPYFSISRAQWLKMGGVYCVANLRGGGEYGEDWHQGGMLHNKQNVFDDFIGAAEWLIDNNYTSREKLAIQGGSNGGLLVGACMTQRPDLYKACLPAVGVMDMLRFQKFTAGRYWVDEYGSSDDPEQFETLLKYSPYHQLKPGTKYPATMVTTADTDDRVVPGHSFKFAARLQECNASDEPVLIRIETKAGHGSGKPTSKIIEELADVYAFLVKELGMDYK
- a CDS encoding MotA/TolQ/ExbB proton channel family protein, which codes for MEYNFAPIFQASATAIYFALAATAVFGVFQVILLARKISEKRMSAAATDQFREQVQAMILKQDWQGIAQLCDSPDYWSRAVPQMVLIAIEQIDRPPAKLRQILAGRFERDVMADLEYGSSWINTIVKSAPMLGLLGTVSGMIQAFAKIADTQKTGGDPSALAGEISFALFTTALGLAVAIPLVVAGAFLHIRMGKLQDHVQSELSWFLDELDAVRSQ
- a CDS encoding tetratricopeptide repeat protein, which translates into the protein MISSRLPGIIFLLTLNVIFINSSTAGEPYLKFLEGLRERQYYDTAMQYLQTLEERPDVPQEIKQILPYERALTLLASSGYVQSPEAQTEQLDQAQAFLEKFLKDSPKHELAPRANTELANIMLGKARVLIWQSHSPSNVENRAKFQQDARALIGTARKIFQNANDSYKTLWESFGVFIPEDEKEKRAQRETVEGLFMRAQLDLASCTYEEAQTYDKGSDKYLETLRKASLEFEDLHTKYRSQYAGLFARTMQGKCFEEQDDIRKAIGIYDELLSHPGKSAGLQRLQSQVRHFRLICLNHETRKDYQLVIMEADEWLKANRAFARSTTGLGIRWEMAQAQEKLAMDRTTVESDRTRLLRQALENAREINKYAGPYKDVSNSMIQRVLVALDREPGDPKDFDSAFGTANSLLEQIGKLREQLKAAEKTGNKEEIANVEGELQAVLSETERLYRLALNLVTPTTDISQINATRYRLAYMFYLQRKSFETAVVGDYVASRAMNSDPTMALDGAYLAMAGLMQAVNDAPKDQKKDILNMMVDTCERIATNWPNSDRATDARMEMGRIYRLYEEPLEAAKWYSEVPDTVPQYATAQLEAGQAYWNAYLNAIVKESSEATPQELKEWQNQAAKYLASGIEARQKGLPENRESPPELVRAKVSLSQIEIMRGNDAKAVEYLTVEPHSVVKAVAVEEGKPRPKEESNVKSTNFASFAYQQLLRAYIGTKQLDKAEEARTQLEKVAGQSGGEALTAVYVELGRELQNELERLRKQGDQQRLADVRSGFESFLTTLFNRKSGQNYSSLIWIAETYFGLAEGTSEEPQKAKQYYSSASKTYQEIINRGKNDTKFIDPARLMGVRLRLVNCQIEEGDFTSAEENVKIILADNPKALDAQIAAADVYQAWGNADREPEKFLIAVRGKEADGASIWGWGNIGKRLLMIIDGGAAPPEYIERNREVQYHLAESRVQYADFASDLKASEEQLMRAKADIVTFARLSPDLVDTPWWDKFDELYRKVQTNLGQAAVPLEKPDPGSLLAKGNKSGSNYDSGEANAIPVVVDAPPPKPPEPKSQLSNYILMGVVGLFGLGIIGYTMKSSKKSTRRSTAEMVATMPKTIEEPRRKTKPAAPASADPPRKSKSTEQQRPVDPKVAAQRAAAKKAAAQQKADPAAGKKRPAGEQPRKRKLTPEEVAKRKARKRPPSAE